From one Sphingomonas sp. BT-65 genomic stretch:
- a CDS encoding nuclear transport factor 2 family protein, with product MLTLQQLSDRAEISDVLARYCFAVDDRDWDAYRTIFTADAVIDDVVTGGIRSGVEDHIVYLQRALSRIPLSQHSISTTLITLDGDRADARIACTCPLDLDLGEGERQVFFMGVEYRNKLVRTPDGWRIAELIEIRPWVHNMPKDFAF from the coding sequence ATGCTCACGCTTCAGCAACTGTCGGATCGCGCCGAGATTTCAGACGTTCTGGCGCGCTATTGCTTCGCGGTGGATGATCGTGACTGGGACGCTTATCGCACGATCTTCACCGCCGATGCCGTTATTGACGATGTGGTGACCGGCGGCATCCGCAGCGGGGTCGAGGACCATATCGTCTATCTGCAGCGCGCCTTGTCGCGGATCCCGCTTTCGCAGCACTCGATCTCGACGACGCTGATCACGCTCGACGGCGACCGCGCCGATGCGCGGATCGCCTGCACCTGTCCACTCGACCTCGACCTTGGCGAAGGCGAGCGGCAGGTCTTCTTCATGGGTGTGGAGTATCGCAACAAGCTGGTGCGCACGCCGGATGGGTGGCGGATTGCCGAGCTCATCGAGATACGGCCCTGGGTCCACAACATGCCCAAGGACTTCGCCTTCTAG
- a CDS encoding succinate dehydrogenase assembly factor 2, with the protein MDRETRLKRLRFRAWHRGVKEADLMIGGFFDAHHVAWNDTEIELFEALLEEQDVDIMAWAMGTQPVPPEYQGAIMSALRALNYVPVAE; encoded by the coding sequence ATGGATCGAGAAACCCGCCTGAAACGCCTCCGCTTCCGCGCCTGGCACCGCGGCGTCAAGGAAGCCGACCTGATGATCGGCGGGTTCTTCGACGCACATCACGTCGCCTGGAACGACACGGAGATCGAGCTGTTCGAGGCGCTGCTGGAGGAACAGGACGTCGACATCATGGCCTGGGCGATGGGCACCCAGCCGGTGCCGCCCGAATATCAGGGGGCCATCATGTCCGCGCTCAGGGCGCTCAACTACGTCCCCGTCGCCGAGTAA
- the recG gene encoding ATP-dependent DNA helicase RecG, producing the protein MADSAGMRSRLGCRQQIDMRPDILNPLFAEVTALKGVGPQLAKPLERLGLARAVDVAFHLPSGWIDRLPREELDAADVGQVIAITLTPVEYRMSGSARAPARVNAVDARGNYVSLTYFGGNSGWVKKLLPLNEPRRVSGKLERYGDMLQMVHPDYVVPLGEAEAHSGREAVYPLSEGMTSKRLAALAAQAVERAPELPEWIEPSLKDRNGWPGWREALARIHADPADVKARDRLAYDEVFANQLALMLVRGAARAKKGRPLAGDGRLRDALRLPYTPTGAQARTIREIEGDMAQSRPMLRLLQGDVGAGKTLVAAMALLIAVEAGAQGAMLAPTEILARQHFETLQRLFSGLGVNLAILTGRDKGKVREATLMGLADGSIDILIGTHAIFQQGVEYRDLGLVVVDEQHRFGVAERMMLQAKAKTAPHLLVMTATPIPRTLQLATHGEMDVSKLDEMPPGRQPIETSVISEERLEEVVNGLARHLSGGGQAYWVCPLVEESEKVDLAAAEARAEALRARFGDRIGLVHGRMKGPEKDAVMARFSAGELGVLVATTVIEVGVDVPNATLIVIEHADRFGLAQLHQLRGRVGRGGGRSVCVLLRGGTLSETARARLALMRETNDGFRIAEEDLRLRGAGEMLGTRQSGEQTFRLAPPEKFAELIGAANADARLLVDRDGGLQGERGQAARVALYLFERDAAVGLLRAG; encoded by the coding sequence TTGGCCGACAGCGCTGGAATGCGCAGTCGGCTTGGGTGTAGGCAGCAGATAGACATGCGCCCCGACATCCTCAACCCGCTGTTCGCCGAAGTGACCGCGCTCAAGGGCGTGGGACCCCAGCTGGCCAAGCCGCTGGAACGGCTGGGGCTGGCGCGGGCGGTGGATGTCGCTTTCCACCTGCCGAGTGGGTGGATCGACCGGCTGCCGCGCGAGGAGCTGGATGCGGCGGATGTCGGCCAGGTGATCGCGATCACGCTGACGCCGGTCGAGTATCGCATGAGCGGGAGCGCTCGCGCGCCGGCGCGGGTGAATGCGGTGGATGCGCGGGGCAATTATGTCAGCCTCACCTATTTCGGCGGCAATTCGGGCTGGGTGAAGAAGCTGCTGCCGCTCAACGAGCCGCGGCGCGTGTCGGGCAAGCTCGAGCGCTATGGCGATATGCTCCAGATGGTGCACCCCGACTATGTCGTGCCGCTGGGCGAGGCGGAGGCCCATTCGGGGCGCGAGGCGGTGTATCCGCTGTCGGAGGGGATGACCTCGAAGCGGCTGGCGGCGCTGGCGGCGCAGGCGGTGGAGCGTGCGCCCGAGCTGCCCGAATGGATCGAGCCGAGCCTGAAGGATCGCAATGGCTGGCCGGGCTGGCGCGAGGCGCTGGCGCGGATCCATGCCGATCCGGCGGATGTGAAGGCGCGCGACCGGCTCGCCTATGACGAGGTGTTCGCCAATCAGCTCGCGCTGATGCTGGTGCGCGGCGCGGCGCGGGCGAAGAAGGGGCGGCCGTTGGCGGGCGACGGGCGGCTGCGCGATGCCTTGCGGTTGCCCTACACGCCGACCGGTGCGCAGGCGCGGACGATCCGCGAGATCGAGGGCGACATGGCGCAGAGCCGCCCGATGCTGCGGCTGCTGCAGGGCGATGTCGGCGCGGGCAAGACCTTGGTGGCGGCGATGGCGCTGCTGATCGCGGTCGAGGCGGGGGCGCAAGGTGCGATGCTCGCGCCGACCGAGATCCTCGCGCGCCAGCATTTCGAGACGCTGCAGCGGCTGTTCAGCGGCTTGGGCGTCAACCTCGCCATCCTCACCGGGCGCGACAAAGGCAAGGTGCGCGAGGCGACGCTGATGGGTCTCGCCGACGGATCGATCGACATCCTGATCGGCACGCATGCGATCTTCCAGCAAGGGGTCGAGTATCGCGACCTCGGCCTGGTCGTGGTGGACGAGCAGCATCGTTTTGGCGTGGCCGAGCGGATGATGCTCCAGGCCAAGGCCAAGACCGCGCCGCACCTGCTGGTGATGACCGCGACGCCGATCCCGCGCACGCTGCAGCTCGCGACGCATGGCGAGATGGACGTGAGCAAGCTCGACGAGATGCCGCCGGGACGCCAGCCGATCGAGACCAGCGTGATCAGCGAGGAGCGGCTGGAGGAGGTGGTCAACGGCCTCGCGCGGCATCTGTCGGGCGGGGGGCAAGCCTATTGGGTGTGCCCGCTGGTCGAGGAGAGCGAGAAGGTCGATCTCGCCGCCGCCGAGGCGCGGGCGGAGGCTTTGCGCGCGCGCTTCGGCGACCGCATCGGGCTGGTCCACGGCCGGATGAAAGGGCCGGAGAAAGACGCGGTGATGGCGCGCTTTTCCGCTGGCGAGCTCGGCGTGCTGGTCGCGACGACGGTGATCGAGGTGGGGGTGGACGTGCCCAACGCCACGCTGATCGTGATCGAGCATGCCGACCGCTTCGGCCTCGCCCAGCTCCACCAGCTGCGCGGGCGCGTCGGGCGCGGGGGCGGGCGATCGGTGTGCGTGCTGTTGCGCGGCGGGACGCTGAGCGAGACGGCGCGGGCGCGGCTGGCGCTGATGCGCGAGACCAATGACGGCTTCCGCATCGCCGAGGAGGATCTGCGGCTGCGCGGCGCGGGCGAGATGCTGGGCACGCGCCAGTCGGGCGAGCAGACCTTCCGCCTCGCCCCGCCGGAGAAGTTCGCCGAGCTGATCGGCGCGGCCAATGCCGATGCACGGCTGTTGGTCGATCGCGACGGGGGCTTGCAGGGCGAGCGCGGGCAGGCGGCGCGCGTGGCGCTCTATTTGTTCGAACGTGACGCTGCGGTGGGATTGCTGCGCGCGGGTTGA
- the atpA gene encoding F0F1 ATP synthase subunit alpha, producing the protein MDIRAAEISKVIKDQIANFGTEAEVSETGQVLSVGDGIARVHGLDNVQAGEMVEFANGVQGMALNLEADNVGIVIFGSDSEIKEGDVVKRTGTIVDVPVGKGLLGRVVDGLGNPIDGKGPIVSDQRSRVEVKAPGIIPRKSVHEPVQTGLKAIDALVPVGRGQRELIIGDRQTGKSAVAIDTFINQKTINAGDDESKKLYCVYVAIGQKRSTVAQLVRTLEENGAMEYSIVVAATASDPAPLQFLAPYTGCAMGEYFRDNGMHAVIVYDDLSKQAVAYRQMSLLLRRPPGREAYPGDVFYLHSRLLERAAKLNDANGNGSLTALPIIETQAGDVSAYIPTNVISITDGQIFLETDLFFAGIRPAINVGLSVSRVGSSAQTKAMKKVAGSIKLELAQYREMAAFAQFGSDLDASTQKLLNRGARLTELLKQPQFSPLPFEEQTVSIFAGTQGFLDSVPTQDVVRYEAAMLAEMRSKHAGILKDIRDSKDLSDATRAKLKDALEAFAKTFA; encoded by the coding sequence ATGGATATCCGCGCCGCAGAAATCTCGAAGGTCATCAAGGACCAGATCGCCAATTTTGGCACCGAGGCAGAGGTCTCCGAGACCGGCCAGGTGCTGAGCGTCGGTGACGGCATCGCGCGCGTCCACGGCCTCGACAACGTCCAGGCCGGCGAGATGGTCGAGTTCGCCAACGGCGTGCAGGGCATGGCGCTCAACCTCGAAGCCGACAATGTCGGCATCGTGATCTTCGGCTCGGACTCGGAGATCAAGGAAGGCGACGTCGTCAAGCGCACCGGCACCATCGTGGACGTTCCGGTCGGCAAGGGCCTGCTCGGCCGCGTCGTCGACGGCCTCGGCAACCCGATCGACGGCAAGGGCCCGATCGTCTCCGACCAGCGTTCGCGCGTCGAGGTCAAGGCGCCCGGCATCATCCCGCGCAAGTCGGTGCATGAACCTGTTCAGACGGGCCTTAAGGCGATCGACGCGCTCGTCCCCGTCGGCCGCGGCCAGCGCGAGCTGATCATCGGCGACCGCCAGACCGGCAAGTCGGCCGTCGCGATCGACACCTTCATCAACCAGAAGACCATCAACGCCGGCGATGACGAGAGCAAGAAGCTCTACTGCGTCTATGTCGCCATCGGCCAGAAGCGCTCGACCGTCGCGCAGCTCGTGCGCACGCTCGAAGAGAATGGCGCGATGGAATATTCGATCGTGGTCGCCGCGACCGCGTCGGACCCCGCCCCGCTGCAGTTCCTCGCGCCCTATACCGGCTGCGCGATGGGCGAGTATTTCCGCGACAACGGCATGCACGCCGTGATCGTCTATGACGACCTGTCGAAGCAGGCCGTCGCCTACCGCCAGATGTCGCTGCTGCTCCGCCGTCCGCCGGGCCGCGAAGCCTATCCCGGCGACGTCTTCTATCTCCACTCGCGCCTCCTGGAGCGTGCGGCGAAGCTCAACGACGCCAACGGCAACGGCTCGCTCACCGCGCTGCCGATCATCGAGACCCAGGCGGGCGACGTGTCGGCCTACATCCCGACCAACGTGATCTCGATCACCGACGGCCAGATCTTCCTCGAGACCGACCTGTTCTTCGCGGGCATCCGTCCGGCGATCAACGTCGGCCTCTCTGTGTCGCGCGTGGGTTCGTCGGCGCAGACCAAGGCGATGAAGAAGGTCGCCGGCTCGATCAAGCTCGAGCTCGCCCAGTATCGCGAGATGGCGGCGTTCGCGCAGTTCGGCTCGGACCTCGACGCCTCGACTCAGAAGCTGCTCAACCGCGGCGCGCGCCTCACCGAGCTGCTCAAGCAGCCGCAGTTCTCGCCGCTGCCGTTCGAGGAGCAGACCGTGTCGATCTTCGCCGGCACGCAGGGCTTCCTCGACTCGGTCCCGACCCAAGACGTCGTGCGCTACGAGGCGGCGATGCTCGCCGAAATGCGTTCGAAGCACGCCGGCATCCTCAAGGATATCCGCGACAGCAAGGATCTGAGCGACGCCACCCGCGCCAAGCTCAAGGACGCGCTCGAAGCGTTCGCCAAGACCTTTGCTTGA
- a CDS encoding F0F1 ATP synthase subunit delta has protein sequence MENSGGIQASLSGRYATALFELARENGAIDKVESNLATIKQALADSPEFAALTSSPLIARSDAAKGVAAAAGAMKLDSLTANFLGVLAQNRRLAALPGIVRDFRTLAARHRGETTAEIVSAHPLSASQVTELKAQLRQRVGRDVNVDLSVDPALLGGLVVKIGSQMIDSSIKTRLNSLAHAMKG, from the coding sequence GTGGAGAATTCCGGCGGTATTCAAGCAAGTCTAAGTGGACGCTATGCGACCGCTCTGTTCGAACTGGCGCGTGAGAATGGCGCGATCGACAAGGTCGAATCGAACCTTGCCACGATAAAGCAGGCGCTGGCCGATTCGCCCGAATTCGCCGCGCTCACCAGCAGCCCGCTGATCGCCCGCAGCGATGCGGCCAAGGGCGTCGCTGCGGCCGCCGGGGCGATGAAGCTCGATTCGCTCACCGCCAACTTCCTCGGCGTGCTCGCGCAGAACCGGCGCCTCGCCGCGCTGCCCGGCATCGTCCGCGACTTCCGCACGCTCGCCGCGCGCCATCGCGGTGAGACCACCGCTGAGATCGTCTCGGCGCATCCCCTTTCGGCTTCGCAGGTCACCGAGCTCAAGGCGCAGCTGCGCCAGCGCGTCGGCCGCGACGTCAATGTCGACCTGTCGGTCGATCCCGCGCTCCTGGGCGGCCTGGTCGTAAAGATCGGCAGCCAGATGATCGACAGCTCGATCAAGACCCGTCTCAATTCCCTCGCGCACGCAATGAAGGGCTGA
- the mfd gene encoding transcription-repair coupling factor yields the protein MPDLNRILNASAPLTLAGAPSGFLPWLLADLARASTTGAVYIAPDEAAMRAVASTATFFAPELEIVQFPAWDCLPYDRASPTLRVMAERMAALSALQSKASKPRLILTTVNAATQRTLTPFRIRQMTARLAPGERISLDKLAALLSANGYVRTDTVHDSGEFAVRGGLVDLFPSGSEQGLRLDFFGDEIESVRTFDPADQRTTGRVDGFTLLPASEALLDEDTIKRFRTRYREKFGATATGDPLYQAISDGRRLAGMEHWLPLFEERLETLFDHLPENAVIVRDAGDAGAAENRFEAIADYQANRVRAQSTDAGSYRPLGTDQLYLLPDEWEKRLKAVKAHLATPFHEPESATVLDFEVDGPRDFAPERAAGTNIYEAVTDHLARLRKGGRKPILASYSTGSRERLSGLLADHGLTGARQAESWQEALGAADKGVALIVLPLDHGFAAPGVALLTEQDMLGDRLVRRNKRKKSTDAFLAELATLSPGDLVVHIEHGIGRYEGLTQIPVQKAPHDCVALTYAGGDKLYVPVENLEVLSRYGSSDEVASLDKLGGEAWQRRKSRMKERIREIAGELIATAAARAVRPGEVLEPDPGGYPAFVDRFPFTETDDQDRAISDVLEDLGAGRPMDRLVVGDVGFGKTEIALRAAFIAAMAGKQVAVVCPTTLLARQHYTNFVQRFEGFPINIGRLSRLVPAAESKATREGLADGQIDIVVGTHAILAKGIDFKRLGLVIVDEEQRFGVTHKERLKGLKADVHVLTLTATPIPRTLQMAMSGLRELSVIQTPPVDRLAVRTYVMPWDPVVLREALLREHYRGGQSFFVTPRIADLPDIEQFLREEVPEVRYVVAHGQMAASEVEERMSAFYDRKYEVLVSTTIIESGLDIPSANTMIINRADRFGLAQLYQLRGRVGRAKTRAYAYMTTAPQRLMTEAAEKRLKVLSDLESLGAGFQLASHDLDIRGAGNLLGDEQSGHIKEVGYELYQSMLEEAIMDAKAGGMASNRPRDLSPQITVDAPILIPEGFVPDLDLRMGLYRRLNEVEDKRGIDEFAAEMIDRFGKLPEETENLLLLIEAKLNAKKACIAKIDVGPKGALVSFHEDKFPSVEGLLGYVERLEGTAKLRPDMKLVISRVWATPRARLNAAVQLSRGLAKAAG from the coding sequence GTGCCCGATCTCAATCGCATCCTGAACGCTTCGGCGCCGCTCACGCTTGCGGGCGCGCCCTCGGGCTTCCTCCCGTGGCTGCTCGCCGATCTCGCGCGCGCCTCGACCACGGGCGCCGTCTACATCGCGCCCGACGAAGCCGCGATGCGCGCGGTCGCGTCCACCGCGACCTTCTTCGCGCCCGAGCTCGAGATCGTCCAGTTCCCCGCCTGGGACTGCCTCCCCTATGACCGCGCCAGCCCCACGCTGCGCGTCATGGCCGAGCGCATGGCCGCGCTCTCCGCGCTGCAGAGCAAGGCCAGCAAGCCGCGCCTGATCCTCACCACCGTCAACGCCGCGACCCAGCGCACGCTCACCCCGTTCCGCATCCGCCAGATGACTGCGCGCCTCGCCCCCGGCGAGCGCATCTCGCTCGACAAGCTCGCCGCGCTGCTCAGCGCCAACGGCTATGTCCGCACCGACACCGTCCATGATTCGGGCGAGTTCGCGGTGCGCGGCGGCCTCGTCGATCTCTTCCCCTCGGGCTCCGAGCAGGGCCTGCGCCTCGACTTCTTCGGCGACGAGATCGAGAGCGTCCGCACCTTCGACCCCGCCGACCAGCGCACCACCGGCCGCGTCGACGGCTTCACCCTCCTCCCCGCCTCCGAGGCTTTGCTCGACGAGGACACGATCAAGCGTTTCCGCACGCGCTATCGCGAGAAGTTCGGCGCCACCGCCACCGGCGACCCGCTGTACCAGGCGATCAGCGATGGCCGCCGCCTCGCCGGCATGGAGCATTGGCTGCCGCTGTTCGAGGAGCGCCTCGAAACGCTGTTCGACCATCTCCCCGAGAACGCCGTGATCGTCCGCGACGCGGGCGATGCCGGTGCCGCCGAAAACCGCTTCGAGGCGATCGCCGACTATCAGGCCAACCGCGTCCGCGCCCAGTCGACCGATGCCGGCAGCTACCGCCCGCTCGGCACCGACCAGCTCTACTTGCTCCCCGACGAGTGGGAGAAGCGGCTCAAGGCGGTGAAGGCGCACCTCGCCACGCCGTTCCACGAGCCGGAGAGTGCCACCGTGCTCGACTTTGAAGTCGACGGCCCGCGCGACTTCGCGCCGGAGCGCGCGGCAGGCACCAACATCTACGAAGCCGTCACCGACCACCTCGCCAGGCTGCGCAAGGGTGGCAGGAAACCCATCCTCGCCAGCTACTCGACCGGCTCGCGCGAGCGCCTCTCCGGCCTGCTCGCCGACCACGGCCTCACCGGTGCGCGCCAGGCCGAAAGCTGGCAGGAGGCGCTAGGAGCGGCCGACAAGGGCGTCGCCCTGATCGTCCTCCCGCTCGACCACGGCTTCGCCGCCCCCGGCGTCGCGCTGCTCACCGAGCAGGACATGCTCGGCGACCGCCTCGTCCGCCGCAACAAGCGCAAGAAGTCGACCGACGCCTTCCTCGCCGAACTCGCCACCCTCTCGCCCGGCGATCTCGTCGTGCATATCGAGCACGGCATCGGCCGCTACGAGGGCCTGACCCAGATCCCGGTGCAGAAGGCGCCGCACGATTGCGTCGCGCTCACCTATGCCGGCGGCGACAAGCTCTACGTCCCCGTCGAAAATCTCGAAGTCCTCTCCCGCTACGGCTCGTCCGACGAGGTCGCCTCGCTCGACAAGCTCGGCGGCGAGGCCTGGCAGCGCCGCAAGTCGCGGATGAAGGAGCGCATCCGCGAGATCGCGGGCGAGCTCATCGCCACCGCCGCCGCGCGCGCCGTGCGCCCCGGCGAAGTGCTCGAGCCCGATCCCGGCGGCTATCCCGCCTTCGTCGACCGCTTCCCCTTCACCGAGACCGACGACCAGGACCGCGCCATCTCCGACGTGCTCGAAGACCTCGGCGCCGGCCGCCCGATGGACCGGCTCGTCGTCGGCGATGTCGGCTTCGGCAAGACCGAGATCGCGTTGCGCGCCGCCTTCATCGCGGCGATGGCGGGCAAGCAGGTCGCGGTGGTCTGCCCCACCACCCTGCTCGCGCGCCAGCACTACACCAATTTCGTCCAGCGCTTCGAAGGCTTCCCGATCAACATCGGCCGCCTCTCGCGCCTCGTCCCTGCCGCGGAGTCCAAGGCGACCAGGGAAGGCCTCGCCGACGGCCAGATCGACATCGTCGTCGGCACCCATGCGATCCTCGCCAAGGGCATCGACTTCAAGCGCCTCGGCCTCGTCATCGTCGACGAGGAGCAGCGCTTCGGCGTCACCCACAAGGAACGGCTCAAGGGCCTCAAGGCCGACGTCCACGTCCTCACCCTCACCGCCACCCCGATCCCGCGCACCCTCCAGATGGCGATGTCGGGCCTGCGCGAGCTCAGCGTGATCCAGACCCCGCCGGTCGATCGCCTCGCGGTGCGCACCTATGTCATGCCATGGGATCCGGTCGTCCTCCGCGAGGCGCTGCTGCGCGAACATTATCGCGGCGGGCAAAGCTTCTTCGTCACCCCGCGCATCGCCGACCTGCCCGATATCGAGCAGTTCCTGCGCGAGGAGGTGCCCGAGGTGCGTTACGTCGTCGCCCATGGCCAGATGGCGGCATCCGAGGTCGAGGAGCGCATGTCCGCCTTCTACGACAGGAAATACGAGGTGCTGGTCTCCACCACCATCATCGAATCCGGCCTCGACATCCCCTCGGCCAACACGATGATCATCAACCGCGCCGACCGCTTCGGCCTCGCCCAGCTCTACCAGCTGCGCGGCCGCGTCGGCCGGGCCAAGACCCGCGCCTATGCCTATATGACCACCGCCCCCCAGCGGCTGATGACCGAGGCCGCGGAAAAGCGCCTCAAGGTGCTGTCCGATCTCGAAAGCCTCGGCGCCGGCTTCCAGCTCGCCAGCCACGATCTCGACATCCGCGGCGCGGGCAACCTGCTCGGCGACGAGCAGTCGGGGCACATCAAGGAAGTCGGCTACGAGCTCTACCAGTCGATGCTGGAGGAGGCGATCATGGACGCCAAGGCCGGCGGCATGGCGAGCAACCGCCCGCGCGATCTCTCGCCCCAGATCACCGTCGACGCCCCGATCCTGATCCCGGAGGGCTTCGTCCCCGATCTCGACCTGCGCATGGGCCTCTACCGCCGCTTGAACGAGGTCGAGGACAAGCGCGGCATCGACGAATTCGCCGCCGAGATGATCGACCGCTTCGGTAAGCTGCCCGAGGAGACCGAGAACCTCCTCCTCCTGATCGAAGCCAAGCTCAACGCCAAGAAGGCCTGCATCGCCAAGATCGACGTCGGGCCAAAGGGCGCGCTGGTCAGCTTCCACGAGGACAAGTTCCCCAGCGTCGAAGGGCTGCTCGGCTATGTCGAGCGGCTGGAGGGTACCGCGAAGCTGCGGCCGGACATGAAGCTGGTCATCAGCCGGGTGTGGGCGACGCCGCGGGCGCGGCTGAATGCGGCGGTGCAGTTGTCGCGGGGGCTGGCGAAGGCGGCGGGGTGA
- a CDS encoding DEAD/DEAH box helicase translates to MTEFKSLGLSETTLAALAAKGYTTATPIQAQSIPSLLQGRDLLGIAQTGTGKTAAFMLPSIDRLIASGKRAQPRGCRMLVLAPTRELASQIAQSARDYSKGSRLTVATVFGGTSIHKNKTDLARGVDIVVATPGRLVDLIDQCYAILLGIEILVLDEADQMMDLGFIHALKRIVRELPSKRQTLFFSATMPKTIRDLANQFIHEPVEVKVTPVATTAERVEQFVTHVNQAEKQSLLTIKLRDESIDRALIFTRTKHGADRVVKLLAASGIAANAIHGNKSQPQRERALGEFRSGKVKLLVATDIAARGIDVSGVSHVFNFELPNVPEQYVHRIGRTARAGATGIAFSFCADDERTYLRDIERLTRQKVTAVALPEDFVAESARIKSTRGPVTISRDEMNGRNGRTMQDRNAHHRHNSQSQRGPRANPAGGDRRNGEQRGDRPQGDRQARPEGQRATLGASFGAREGGERPQGDQPRFYGPRKKKWAPRPANGGQRGGARG, encoded by the coding sequence TTGACCGAATTCAAGTCCCTCGGCCTGTCCGAGACCACCCTCGCTGCGCTTGCCGCGAAGGGCTACACCACCGCGACCCCGATCCAGGCGCAGTCGATCCCGTCGCTGCTCCAGGGCCGCGACCTGCTCGGCATCGCCCAGACCGGCACCGGCAAGACCGCGGCGTTCATGCTGCCCTCGATCGATCGCCTGATCGCATCGGGCAAGCGCGCCCAGCCGCGCGGCTGCCGCATGCTCGTCCTTGCGCCGACCCGCGAACTGGCCAGCCAGATCGCGCAGAGCGCCCGCGACTACAGCAAGGGCTCGCGCCTCACCGTCGCCACCGTGTTCGGCGGCACCTCGATCCACAAGAACAAGACCGACCTTGCGCGCGGCGTCGACATCGTCGTCGCGACGCCCGGCCGCCTCGTCGACCTGATCGACCAGTGCTACGCGATCCTGCTCGGGATCGAGATCCTCGTGCTCGACGAAGCCGACCAGATGATGGACCTCGGCTTCATCCATGCGCTCAAGCGCATCGTCCGCGAGCTGCCGAGCAAGCGCCAGACTTTGTTCTTCTCGGCGACCATGCCCAAGACGATCCGCGATCTCGCCAACCAGTTCATCCATGAGCCGGTCGAGGTGAAGGTGACCCCGGTCGCCACCACCGCGGAGCGCGTCGAGCAGTTCGTCACGCATGTGAACCAGGCCGAGAAGCAGTCGCTGCTGACGATCAAGCTGCGCGACGAGAGCATCGATCGCGCGCTGATCTTCACCCGCACCAAGCATGGCGCGGACCGCGTCGTGAAGCTGCTCGCCGCCAGCGGCATCGCCGCCAACGCGATCCACGGCAACAAGAGCCAGCCGCAGCGCGAGCGTGCGCTGGGCGAGTTCCGCTCGGGCAAGGTCAAGCTGCTCGTCGCGACCGACATCGCCGCCCGCGGCATCGACGTGTCGGGCGTCAGCCACGTGTTCAACTTCGAGCTGCCCAACGTGCCCGAGCAATATGTCCACCGCATCGGCCGCACCGCGCGCGCCGGCGCGACCGGCATCGCCTTCAGCTTCTGCGCCGATGACGAGCGGACCTATCTGCGCGACATCGAGCGGCTGACGCGCCAGAAGGTGACCGCGGTTGCGCTGCCCGAGGACTTCGTCGCCGAATCGGCGCGGATCAAGTCGACCCGTGGTCCGGTGACGATCAGCCGCGACGAGATGAACGGCCGCAACGGCCGCACCATGCAGGATCGCAACGCGCACCACCGCCACAACTCGCAGAGCCAGCGCGGCCCCCGCGCCAATCCTGCGGGCGGCGACCGTCGCAATGGCGAGCAGCGCGGCGATCGCCCCCAGGGCGACCGTCAGGCCCGGCCCGAAGGCCAGCGCGCGACGCTCGGCGCCAGCTTCGGAGCTCGCGAGGGCGGCGAGCGTCCGCAGGGCGACCAGCCGCGCTTCTACGGCCCGCGCAAGAAGAAGTGGGCGCCCCGCCCCGCCAATGGCGGCCAGCGCGGCGGTGCCCGCGGCTAA
- a CDS encoding TIR domain-containing protein has product MLPAPAPRIRRVFYSFHYADVNRVNQVRQSGKIRLIDSERVKTVQDRSLWESRKSFNAEYLRKSISKNIVGTSATCVLTGEHTWARPWCRFEIARSLLNGNGIFAVRIDHLWCIGQRCYGKWGPNPLDYIAVGKDAQGRIYVYEYIDGGWYKMESMSKQLMRWPKWLAPVANGYVQPLSTGAPIYDYDSQNGSRLLLYWANQAAKAAGR; this is encoded by the coding sequence ATGTTGCCTGCACCGGCGCCTCGTATTCGGCGAGTATTCTACTCCTTCCACTACGCAGACGTGAACCGGGTCAATCAGGTTCGGCAGTCGGGCAAGATCAGGCTCATCGACAGTGAGCGGGTGAAGACCGTTCAGGACCGAAGCCTGTGGGAAAGCCGCAAGAGTTTCAACGCGGAGTATCTTCGGAAGTCGATCAGCAAGAACATCGTCGGCACAAGCGCAACCTGCGTCCTGACCGGCGAGCATACTTGGGCACGTCCGTGGTGCCGATTTGAGATTGCTCGATCGCTGCTCAACGGCAACGGCATCTTCGCCGTTCGAATCGATCACCTCTGGTGCATCGGCCAGCGCTGTTACGGGAAATGGGGACCGAACCCGCTCGACTATATTGCGGTGGGCAAAGACGCGCAGGGCCGCATCTACGTCTATGAATACATCGATGGCGGCTGGTACAAGATGGAGAGCATGTCCAAGCAGCTGATGCGGTGGCCCAAGTGGCTGGCGCCGGTTGCCAACGGGTATGTGCAGCCGCTTTCCACGGGTGCGCCGATCTACGACTATGACAGCCAGAACGGATCCCGGCTGCTGCTCTATTGGGCGAACCAAGCTGCAAAGGCAGCGGGGCGCTGA